The Paracoccus sp. MA genome contains a region encoding:
- a CDS encoding iron-containing alcohol dehydrogenase, which yields MSMSRIITLHQPKRLEIGAGASARTGAWAHDARNVLVIASPHTAGFADRLGLAGQVSVFDAIPGEPDIATFDAAIAAAREARPDLVIGLGGGSVMDVAKLVAAMWDGEQSLADVAGPNRVSGRRSGLVQVATTAGTGSEAGIRALITDPGKGNKIAVESPHLIADLAVLDPELTFSVPPAVTAATGIDAMAHCVEAFTNRNAHPVIDGFARMGIGLVGRYLARAVRDGSDTEAREGMMLASFYGGICLGPVNTAAGHALSYPLGTLLHLPHGLANAIIFPHVLAFNEPVAQAKTAEIVAALGLGEGDLLTRAHAFCADLGVEMRLSAHGATEDQLPRFASDAHAIRRLMDNNPRDMTPKEVLAIYRAAF from the coding sequence ATGAGCATGAGCCGCATCATCACCCTGCATCAGCCGAAACGGCTGGAAATCGGTGCGGGCGCCTCGGCCCGCACCGGCGCATGGGCGCATGACGCGCGGAATGTCCTGGTCATCGCCAGCCCGCATACCGCCGGTTTCGCGGACAGGCTGGGGCTTGCGGGCCAGGTCTCGGTCTTCGACGCCATTCCGGGCGAGCCCGACATCGCGACCTTCGACGCCGCCATCGCCGCCGCGCGCGAGGCCCGGCCCGACCTGGTGATCGGGCTTGGCGGCGGCTCGGTCATGGACGTGGCCAAGTTGGTCGCGGCGATGTGGGACGGCGAGCAGTCGCTGGCCGATGTCGCCGGCCCGAACCGGGTCTCGGGGCGCCGCTCCGGCCTTGTGCAGGTCGCGACCACGGCGGGCACCGGGTCCGAGGCGGGCATCCGCGCGCTGATCACCGATCCCGGCAAGGGCAACAAGATCGCGGTGGAAAGCCCGCATCTGATCGCCGACCTGGCGGTGCTGGACCCCGAGCTGACCTTCTCGGTCCCGCCTGCGGTGACGGCCGCGACTGGGATCGACGCGATGGCCCATTGCGTCGAGGCCTTCACCAACCGCAACGCCCATCCGGTGATCGACGGCTTCGCCCGCATGGGGATCGGCCTCGTCGGCCGCTACCTTGCACGCGCCGTCCGCGACGGTTCCGACACCGAGGCGCGCGAGGGGATGATGCTGGCATCCTTCTACGGCGGCATCTGCCTTGGCCCGGTCAACACCGCGGCGGGACATGCGCTGTCCTATCCGCTTGGCACGCTGCTGCACCTGCCGCACGGGCTGGCCAATGCGATCATCTTCCCGCATGTGCTGGCCTTCAACGAACCCGTGGCCCAGGCCAAGACCGCCGAGATCGTGGCCGCCCTGGGACTTGGCGAAGGCGATCTTCTGACCCGCGCCCATGCCTTCTGCGCGGATCTGGGGGTCGAGATGCGGCTGTCCGCGCATGGCGCGACCGAGGACCAGCTGCCCCGCTTCGCCAGTGACGCCCATGCCATCCGCCGCCTGATGGACAACAACCCCCGCGACATGACGCCCAAGGAGGTTCTGGCCATCTATCGCGCCGCTTTCTAG
- a CDS encoding dihydrodipicolinate synthase family protein: MSFAIEGVYCAAATPLKADGTPDLPLFGAHAKALIEEGCHGIAMLGSTGEANSFSVRERMDLLEAAIAGGTRPDQMLPGTSSCAVTDAVELTRHAVQAGVKGVVLLPPFYYTAFSDESLFRFYASIIEKVADDRLKVILYHIPMLTGVPISHELIAMLVEAFPDTVIGIKDSDGKIENMHAMAARFPGFAVLAGADPLLLPVLQGGGAGCITASSNLVARELRVVYDHWNDPAKAAEVKAAQDVIVAWRNLTNSYTQLPTVKTMLARRRGDMGWMNVHPPFSPLSEGEAAKVWAVMDELESKA; this comes from the coding sequence ATGAGCTTCGCCATCGAGGGCGTCTATTGCGCCGCCGCCACGCCCCTGAAAGCCGACGGCACCCCCGACCTGCCCCTGTTCGGCGCCCATGCCAAGGCACTGATCGAGGAAGGCTGCCACGGCATCGCCATGCTGGGCTCGACCGGCGAGGCGAACAGCTTCTCCGTGCGCGAGCGCATGGACCTGCTGGAAGCCGCGATCGCCGGCGGCACCCGGCCCGACCAGATGCTGCCCGGCACCTCGTCCTGCGCGGTGACGGATGCGGTCGAGCTGACCCGCCACGCGGTGCAGGCGGGCGTCAAGGGCGTGGTGCTGCTGCCGCCCTTCTATTACACTGCCTTCAGCGATGAAAGCCTGTTCCGCTTCTATGCCTCGATCATCGAAAAGGTCGCGGATGATCGGCTGAAGGTGATCCTCTACCACATCCCGATGCTGACCGGCGTACCGATCAGCCATGAATTGATCGCGATGCTGGTCGAGGCCTTCCCCGATACCGTCATCGGCATCAAGGACAGCGACGGCAAGATCGAGAACATGCACGCGATGGCCGCCCGCTTCCCCGGTTTCGCCGTGCTGGCCGGGGCCGATCCGCTGCTGCTGCCGGTCCTGCAAGGCGGCGGCGCGGGCTGCATCACCGCCAGTTCCAACCTCGTCGCGCGGGAATTGCGGGTGGTTTACGACCATTGGAACGACCCGGCGAAGGCCGCCGAGGTGAAGGCCGCGCAGGACGTGATCGTCGCGTGGCGCAACCTGACCAACAGCTACACCCAGCTTCCCACCGTCAAGACCATGCTGGCCCGGCGCCGCGGCGACATGGGCTGGATGAACGTGCACCCACCCTTCTCGCCCCTCTCCGAGGGCGAGGCCGCGAAGGTCTGGGCCGTCATGGACGAATTGGAGAGCAAGGCATGA
- the pdxA gene encoding 4-hydroxythreonine-4-phosphate dehydrogenase PdxA: MSDIIGITMGDPAGVGPEISVRALADMSPEDRARTLIYGNRATLEAAKAVAGIELDLAERVVNIDYDGAPLPWGQLSPVAGDAAFRFIERAVQDAQAGRIGCIVTAPINKEALNAAGHHYDGHTGMLRSLTGAEAAYMLLASERLKVIHVSTHVSLKDAIARATTERVLATIRAGNAHLKRIGVSAPRIAVAGINPHCGENGLFGTEDADQIAPAIAAARAEGIDAYGPISADTVFHRAYSGAFDLVVAQYHDQGHIPIKLVAFDTAVNVSVELPIDRTSVDHGTAFDIAGQGVADHGNMNSAIAYARKLVSGGSR, encoded by the coding sequence ATGAGCGACATCATCGGCATCACCATGGGCGACCCCGCCGGCGTCGGCCCCGAGATCAGCGTCAGGGCGCTGGCCGACATGTCGCCCGAGGACCGGGCGCGGACGCTGATCTATGGCAACCGCGCCACTCTGGAGGCCGCGAAGGCGGTCGCAGGCATCGAGCTGGACCTGGCCGAGCGGGTGGTGAACATCGACTATGACGGCGCCCCCCTGCCCTGGGGGCAACTGTCCCCGGTCGCGGGCGACGCGGCCTTCCGCTTCATCGAACGCGCCGTCCAGGACGCGCAGGCCGGCCGGATCGGCTGCATCGTCACCGCGCCCATCAACAAGGAGGCGCTGAACGCCGCCGGCCATCACTATGACGGCCATACCGGCATGTTGCGCAGCCTGACAGGGGCCGAGGCCGCCTATATGCTGCTGGCGTCCGAGCGGCTGAAGGTCATCCATGTCTCGACCCATGTTTCGCTGAAGGACGCCATCGCCCGCGCCACGACCGAGCGGGTGCTGGCCACGATCCGCGCGGGCAACGCCCATCTGAAGCGCATCGGCGTCAGTGCGCCACGCATCGCGGTCGCCGGGATCAACCCCCATTGCGGCGAGAACGGGCTGTTCGGGACCGAGGACGCCGACCAGATCGCCCCCGCCATCGCCGCCGCCCGCGCCGAGGGGATCGACGCCTACGGCCCGATCTCGGCCGATACCGTGTTCCACCGCGCCTATTCCGGCGCATTCGACCTGGTGGTCGCGCAGTATCACGACCAGGGCCATATCCCGATCAAGCTGGTGGCTTTCGACACGGCGGTGAACGTCTCGGTCGAGTTGCCCATCGACCGCACCTCGGTCGATCACGGCACCGCCTTCGACATCGCGGGCCAGGGCGTCGCCGATCACGGCAACATGAATTCCGCCATCGCCTATGCCCGCAAACTGGTTTCCGGAGGATCGAGATGA